From a single Pseudomonas cremoricolorata genomic region:
- a CDS encoding CitMHS family transporter, which yields MLTFLGFAMVITFMYLIMTKRLSALIALILVPIVFALFGGFASDIGPMMLQGISKLAPTGVMLMFAILYFALMIDSGLFDPAVRKILALVKGDPLKVSVGTAVLALVVSLDGDGATTYMICCAAMLPLYSRLGMSPRIMAGLIILAGGVMNMTPWGGPTARAASALHVDPSDIFVPMIPAMAFGVLAILAIAYLYGKRERARLGELHLPTDDIDHSTISVSQFPEARRPKLLWFNGALTAALMVTLIMGLLPLPVLFMIAFSIAMIVNYPCLQQQKDRIAAHAGSVLAVTGLIFAAGIFTGILSGTGMVEAMSKSLLAVIPPSMGPYLAVITAVVSMPFTFFMSNDAFYYGVLPVLAEAASHYGISPVEMARASIVGQPVHLLSPLVPSTYLLVALAGIEFGDHQRFTLKWAVLVCLCILLAALLLGVFPLFGSL from the coding sequence ATGCTGACCTTCCTCGGCTTCGCCATGGTCATCACCTTCATGTACCTGATCATGACCAAGCGCCTGTCGGCGCTAATCGCGCTGATTCTGGTACCGATCGTCTTCGCCCTGTTCGGTGGCTTCGCCAGTGACATCGGGCCCATGATGCTACAAGGTATCAGCAAGCTCGCCCCCACCGGGGTGATGCTGATGTTCGCCATCCTCTACTTTGCCCTGATGATCGACTCAGGCCTGTTCGACCCGGCGGTGCGCAAGATCCTCGCGCTGGTCAAGGGCGATCCGCTCAAGGTCTCGGTCGGCACCGCCGTGCTGGCGCTGGTGGTGTCGCTCGATGGCGACGGCGCCACCACCTACATGATCTGCTGCGCGGCGATGCTGCCGCTGTACAGCCGCCTGGGCATGAGCCCGCGGATCATGGCCGGGCTGATCATCCTCGCCGGTGGCGTGATGAACATGACCCCTTGGGGCGGCCCTACCGCACGTGCCGCCAGCGCGCTGCACGTCGACCCCTCGGACATCTTCGTACCGATGATTCCAGCCATGGCCTTTGGCGTGCTGGCGATCCTGGCCATTGCCTATCTGTACGGCAAACGCGAGCGCGCACGCCTGGGCGAACTGCACCTGCCGACCGACGACATCGACCACAGCACCATCAGCGTGTCGCAGTTCCCCGAGGCGCGCCGGCCGAAGCTGCTGTGGTTCAACGGCGCCCTGACCGCCGCACTGATGGTGACGCTGATCATGGGCCTGCTGCCGCTGCCGGTGCTGTTCATGATCGCCTTCAGCATTGCCATGATCGTCAACTATCCCTGCCTGCAGCAGCAGAAAGACCGCATCGCCGCCCACGCCGGCAGCGTGCTGGCGGTCACCGGGCTGATCTTCGCGGCGGGCATCTTCACCGGCATTCTGTCCGGTACCGGCATGGTAGAGGCCATGTCGAAAAGCCTGCTGGCCGTGATTCCGCCGAGCATGGGCCCCTACCTTGCGGTGATCACCGCGGTGGTGAGCATGCCGTTCACCTTCTTCATGTCCAACGACGCCTTCTACTACGGCGTGCTGCCGGTGCTGGCCGAAGCCGCCAGCCACTACGGGATTTCCCCGGTGGAAATGGCCCGTGCCTCAATCGTTGGCCAGCCGGTGCACCTGCTCAGCCCGCTGGTGCCCTCGACCTACCTGCTGGTGGCATTGGCGGGCATCGAATTCGGTGACCACCAACGCTTTACCCTCAAGTGGGCCGTGCTGGTGTGCCTGTGCATTCTTCTGGCGGCGCTGCTGCTGGGCGTCTTCCCCCTCTTCGGCAGTCTGTAA
- a CDS encoding DUF5924 family protein, which produces MPPIPHLVQRVIELLKRYPGVIALGGFLSGIGSFILVDRQASLASWIAILLLVSWIWLMLENTLTGLFTRTFKREIPQPLLRYATQMIHQESLFFVLPFFFITTTWNSGQLVFTGLLAAAGLVSIVDPLYYRWLAPRRWLFMALHTLTLFAALLTALPIILHLTTAQSFKLALIAAMVLSFPSLASSFPINTWRRGVALVLLTLAVGGCGWLLRSWVPPATLWMTEVAVSTQVNNRQPGDSLEEITASQIRSSGLYAYTSINAPRGLNERIYHVWQKDGQEVDRIALDIKGGRKEGYRAWTHKQNFPPNPVGRWQVRVLTEDGQVIGVLRFKVIDDAAKPAS; this is translated from the coding sequence ATGCCGCCTATTCCTCATCTCGTCCAGCGTGTTATCGAGCTGCTCAAACGTTATCCCGGGGTCATCGCCCTTGGCGGCTTCCTCTCGGGTATCGGCAGCTTCATTCTGGTCGACCGCCAGGCGAGCCTGGCCAGCTGGATCGCCATCCTGCTGCTGGTCAGCTGGATCTGGCTGATGCTGGAGAACACCCTCACCGGCTTGTTCACCCGCACTTTCAAGCGCGAAATCCCCCAGCCCTTGCTGCGCTATGCCACGCAAATGATCCACCAGGAGAGCCTGTTCTTCGTTCTACCGTTCTTCTTCATCACCACCACCTGGAACAGCGGCCAGCTAGTGTTCACCGGCCTGCTCGCCGCTGCCGGGCTGGTGTCGATCGTCGACCCGCTGTACTACCGCTGGCTGGCGCCACGCCGCTGGCTGTTCATGGCCCTGCACACGCTGACGCTGTTCGCAGCACTGCTCACCGCCCTGCCGATCATCCTCCACCTGACCACCGCGCAGAGCTTCAAGCTGGCGCTGATTGCGGCCATGGTGCTGTCGTTCCCAAGCCTTGCCAGCAGCTTCCCGATCAACACTTGGCGACGTGGCGTTGCCCTGGTGCTGCTGACCTTGGCCGTAGGCGGTTGCGGCTGGTTGCTGCGTTCCTGGGTGCCGCCAGCGACCCTGTGGATGACCGAAGTCGCGGTGAGCACCCAGGTCAACAACCGCCAGCCGGGCGACTCGCTGGAAGAAATCACTGCCAGTCAGATTCGCAGCAGCGGGCTGTATGCTTACACCTCGATCAACGCACCGCGCGGGCTCAACGAGCGCATCTACCACGTCTGGCAAAAGGACGGCCAAGAAGTCGACCGCATCGCCCTCGACATCAAGGGCGGACGCAAAGAGGGCTACCGTGCCTGGACGCACAAGCAGAACTTCCCGCCCAACCCGGTCGGCCGCTGGCAGGTACGGGTGCTGACCGAGGATGGTCAGGTGATTGGCGTGCTGCGCTTCAAGGTGATCGACGACGCCGCGAAACCGGCCAGTTAA
- a CDS encoding M16 family metallopeptidase — MRCLMLICLLLFTLPSLALDRSRVEGYLLPNGLQVILKPGYESDHVSIRLVIGVGLDDFPCDQRELPHLLEHLLFSGLDESGEGGLEMRLQSLGGEWNAFTSNADTTFVIEAPARNQRKVLDLLLALVRDTQIDAKALANAKKIIEREDGGHYGPVQRWLDRQDIGHRASDQLAEELGLKCAERADVDDMTLDQVKQVREHWYAANNMTLIVVGGLDKLLPAYLERSYGELPPSEPGERRDLETITHQAEQRRTLTRGWLGDSAKLHWLFIEPVLDVDHDQTLDLLSRYLDWALYEQLRLRHGLSYGPSVQRESFGDSGMLSLNADLERDDVDAAVSVLEELFDTLRKNGLDAQTFARIKDAAIARESWSSQGNSALADYYWGGLNSYSDGRYQDPVSKLRKVKLEEANAALRELLKTPGYLRIEQPLMAYDELYGLVGLLLASILAIGLLRRRRQPPPPRPSGATRHR; from the coding sequence ATGCGTTGCCTGATGCTGATCTGCCTGCTGCTGTTCACCCTGCCGTCGCTCGCTCTGGACCGCTCACGGGTCGAAGGCTACCTGTTGCCCAACGGCCTGCAGGTGATTCTCAAGCCAGGCTATGAGAGCGATCACGTCTCTATTCGGCTGGTGATCGGCGTCGGCCTCGACGATTTCCCCTGCGATCAGCGCGAGCTGCCGCACCTGCTCGAACACTTGCTGTTCAGCGGCCTAGATGAAAGCGGTGAAGGCGGCCTGGAAATGCGCCTGCAAAGCCTGGGCGGCGAATGGAATGCGTTCACCAGCAACGCCGATACCACCTTTGTCATCGAGGCGCCGGCGCGCAACCAGCGCAAGGTACTCGACCTGCTGCTGGCGCTGGTGCGCGATACGCAGATCGACGCCAAGGCCCTGGCCAACGCGAAGAAAATCATCGAGCGCGAGGACGGCGGGCACTATGGCCCCGTGCAGCGTTGGCTGGATCGCCAGGACATCGGCCACCGCGCCAGCGATCAGCTCGCCGAGGAGCTGGGCCTCAAGTGCGCCGAGCGCGCCGATGTCGACGACATGACCCTCGATCAGGTCAAACAGGTACGCGAGCACTGGTACGCGGCCAACAACATGACCCTGATCGTCGTCGGTGGCCTCGACAAACTGCTGCCGGCCTACCTGGAACGCAGCTATGGCGAGCTGCCGCCCAGCGAGCCGGGCGAACGCCGTGACCTGGAAACCATCACCCATCAGGCCGAACAGCGCCGCACCCTGACCCGTGGCTGGCTGGGCGACAGCGCCAAGCTGCACTGGCTGTTCATCGAGCCGGTGCTCGATGTCGACCATGACCAGACCCTCGACCTGCTGTCGCGCTACCTCGACTGGGCGCTGTATGAACAGCTGCGCCTGCGCCATGGCCTGTCGTACGGGCCCTCGGTGCAACGCGAAAGCTTCGGCGACAGCGGCATGCTCAGCCTCAATGCCGATCTGGAGCGCGACGATGTCGATGCGGCAGTCTCGGTGCTCGAGGAACTGTTCGACACCCTGCGCAAGAATGGCCTCGATGCGCAGACCTTCGCTCGCATCAAGGACGCCGCCATCGCCCGCGAGAGCTGGAGCAGCCAAGGCAACAGCGCACTGGCCGATTACTACTGGGGCGGGCTGAACAGTTACAGCGACGGTCGCTACCAAGACCCTGTCAGCAAGCTGCGCAAGGTCAAACTGGAGGAAGCCAACGCGGCCCTGCGCGAACTGCTCAAGACACCTGGCTATCTGCGCATCGAGCAGCCGCTGATGGCCTACGACGAGCTGTACGGGCTGGTCGGCCTGCTGCTGGCCTCGATCCTGGCCATCGGCCTGTTGCGCCGCCGTCGCCAGCCGCCGCCACCTCGGCCCAGCGGTGCTACACGGCACCGCTGA
- a CDS encoding inhibitor of vertebrate lysozyme family protein, producing MNTLLRNVLAAAVMLGSSSAVLAANDGQVYLNTLLGTDAEYRETWQDAIKGQERLPDWVINLSGRAQQQMSAATEDGDKYLVGALCETETTCTYKRLVVAFSWDKEDAYGMLVEVPEGLPKDKSPTRHAQYRWIGDPDDGMKALLQEQLKRDPNWY from the coding sequence ATGAACACCCTGCTCAGGAACGTGCTGGCTGCTGCCGTGATGCTCGGCAGCAGTTCAGCCGTCCTGGCCGCCAATGACGGCCAGGTGTATTTGAATACGTTGCTGGGCACGGACGCGGAGTACCGCGAAACTTGGCAGGACGCCATAAAGGGTCAAGAACGCCTGCCGGATTGGGTCATCAACCTCTCGGGCAGGGCGCAACAACAGATGTCTGCAGCTACTGAAGACGGGGACAAGTACTTGGTCGGGGCTTTGTGCGAAACCGAGACGACTTGCACCTACAAACGTCTGGTCGTGGCATTCAGCTGGGACAAGGAAGATGCCTACGGGATGCTCGTCGAAGTGCCCGAAGGTCTGCCCAAGGACAAGTCGCCCACCCGTCACGCCCAGTATCGCTGGATCGGTGACCCGGACGACGGCATGAAAGCGCTGCTTCAAGAGCAGCTCAAGCGCGATCCGAACTGGTACTGA
- a CDS encoding Na/Pi cotransporter family protein: MLTLLNLLSAVTLLVWGTHIVRTGILRVYGSNLRRVIAQNMDKRPLAFIAGIVVTAMVQSSNATAMLVTSFVGQGLMAMTPALAIMLGADVGTALMARVLTFDLSWLSPLLIFLGVIFFLSRKQTRVGQMGRVAIGLGLIILALELIVQAAAPITQAQGVKVLFASLTGDILLDALVGALFAMISYSSLAAVLLTATLAGSDLISLPVAIGLVVGANIGSGLLAFISTSMQNAAGRRVALGSLLYKLIGLLLIIPLLHPLVDWLDTLSFSPQELVIGFHLLYNTLRCLLMLPTVKLMGRVCNALLPERDSGEAQMRPRHLDPSALETPSLALANAARETLRLGDIVDSLLTTMLGALRGTQPAMAQQVRTLGEDADALYSAIKLYLAQMTREDLSEHDNRRWAEIIELAINLKLSSDLIERMLRKVQQQKTAQRREFSEVGLGELTGLQEQLLANLRLGLSVFLSADPESARLLLREKRRFRAQERRLAHAHVSRLQRKVVQSIETSSLHLELIADMKRLNSLFCSSAYVVLGGSDTGGLLLDSVPDEPRQP; the protein is encoded by the coding sequence ATGTTGACCCTGCTCAATCTGCTCTCGGCAGTCACCTTGCTGGTGTGGGGCACGCACATCGTGCGCACCGGCATCCTGCGGGTGTACGGCTCAAACCTGCGTCGGGTGATTGCGCAGAACATGGACAAACGGCCGCTGGCGTTCATTGCCGGTATCGTCGTCACCGCCATGGTGCAGAGCAGCAACGCCACCGCTATGCTGGTCACCTCGTTCGTCGGTCAGGGGCTGATGGCGATGACCCCGGCCCTGGCGATCATGCTTGGCGCCGATGTCGGTACCGCGCTGATGGCCCGGGTGCTGACCTTCGACCTGTCGTGGCTATCACCGCTGCTGATCTTCCTTGGGGTGATCTTCTTCCTCTCGCGCAAGCAGACCCGCGTCGGCCAGATGGGCCGGGTGGCAATCGGCCTGGGGCTGATCATTCTCGCCCTGGAGCTGATCGTGCAGGCCGCAGCGCCGATCACCCAGGCCCAAGGAGTGAAGGTGCTGTTCGCCTCGCTGACCGGCGACATCCTGCTCGATGCGCTGGTCGGCGCATTGTTCGCGATGATTTCCTACTCCAGCCTGGCCGCGGTGCTGCTGACCGCAACCCTGGCAGGCTCTGACCTGATCAGCCTGCCGGTGGCGATTGGCCTGGTGGTCGGCGCCAACATCGGCAGCGGTCTGCTGGCGTTCATCAGCACCAGCATGCAGAACGCCGCCGGACGCCGCGTGGCCCTGGGCAGCCTGCTGTACAAGCTGATCGGCCTGCTGCTGATCATTCCGCTGCTGCACCCGCTGGTTGACTGGCTCGACACCCTGAGCTTCAGCCCACAGGAACTGGTGATCGGCTTTCACTTGCTCTACAACACCTTGCGTTGCCTGCTGATGCTGCCGACGGTGAAGCTCATGGGCCGCGTCTGCAATGCACTGCTGCCTGAACGCGACAGCGGCGAGGCGCAGATGCGGCCGCGCCACCTCGACCCATCGGCGCTGGAGACTCCCAGCCTGGCGCTGGCCAACGCCGCCCGCGAAACCCTGCGCCTGGGCGATATCGTCGACAGCCTGCTGACCACCATGCTCGGCGCCCTGCGCGGCACCCAGCCGGCCATGGCGCAGCAGGTGCGGACCCTGGGCGAGGACGCCGATGCCCTGTACAGCGCGATCAAACTGTACTTGGCGCAGATGACCCGTGAAGACCTCAGCGAGCACGACAACCGGCGCTGGGCCGAGATCATCGAGCTGGCGATCAACCTCAAGCTGTCCAGCGACCTGATCGAACGCATGCTGCGCAAGGTCCAGCAACAGAAGACCGCGCAACGCCGCGAGTTTTCCGAGGTAGGTCTGGGTGAGCTGACGGGCCTGCAAGAGCAATTGCTGGCCAACCTGCGCCTGGGCCTGTCGGTGTTTCTTAGTGCCGACCCGGAAAGCGCCCGCCTGCTGCTGCGGGAAAAACGCCGTTTCCGCGCCCAGGAACGGCGCCTGGCCCACGCCCATGTCAGCCGTTTGCAACGCAAGGTGGTGCAAAGTATCGAGACCAGTTCGCTGCACCTGGAGCTGATCGCTGACATGAAGCGTTTGAACTCTTTGTTCTGCAGCAGTGCCTATGTGGTACTAGGCGGTTCGGACACTGGCGGTCTGCTGCTCGACAGTGTCCCCGATGAACCCCGTCAGCCCTGA
- the gltP gene encoding glutamate/aspartate:proton symporter GltP produces MKKAKLSLAWQIVIGLVLGVAIGALLNHFSAEKAWWISNILQPAGDIFIRLIKMIVVPIVISSLIVGIAGVGDAKKLGSIGLKTIIYFEVVTTIAIVVGLVLANVFHPGAGIDMSTLGTVDISKYQATAAEVQHEHAFIQTLLNLIPSNIFAALMRGEMLPIIFFSVMFGMGLSSLPSDLREPLVRTFQGVSETMFKVTHMIMNYAPIGVFALIAVTVANFGFASLLPLAKLVLLVYFAIAFFAFMVLGLVARVFGFSVIKIMRIMKDELILAYSTSSSETVLPRVIEKMEAYGAPKSICSFVVPTGYSFNLDGSTLYQSIAALFIAQLYGIDLTWSQQLLLVLTLMVTSKGIAGVPGVSFVVLLATLGSVGIPLEGLAFIAGVDRIMDMARTALNVVGNALAALVIARWEGMYDSAKGEAYYNSLPHMTGKKAAAVSAQAVKQ; encoded by the coding sequence ATGAAGAAGGCAAAACTGAGCCTCGCCTGGCAGATCGTCATCGGTCTGGTCCTGGGCGTTGCTATCGGCGCGCTGCTGAATCATTTCAGTGCAGAAAAGGCATGGTGGATCAGTAATATCCTCCAACCCGCCGGTGACATCTTCATTCGTCTGATCAAGATGATCGTCGTGCCTATCGTGATCTCTTCGCTGATCGTCGGCATTGCCGGTGTGGGCGATGCCAAGAAGCTCGGCAGCATCGGCCTGAAGACCATCATCTACTTCGAGGTGGTGACCACCATTGCCATCGTCGTCGGCCTGGTGCTGGCCAACGTGTTCCATCCGGGCGCTGGCATCGACATGAGCACCCTGGGTACCGTGGACATCTCCAAGTACCAGGCCACGGCGGCTGAAGTGCAACATGAGCATGCATTCATCCAGACCCTGCTCAACCTGATCCCCTCGAACATCTTCGCAGCGCTGATGCGCGGTGAAATGCTGCCGATCATCTTCTTCTCGGTGATGTTCGGCATGGGCCTTTCGAGCCTGCCCAGCGACCTGCGCGAGCCGCTGGTACGCACCTTCCAAGGCGTTTCGGAAACCATGTTCAAGGTCACCCACATGATCATGAACTACGCCCCGATCGGCGTATTCGCCCTGATCGCCGTGACCGTCGCCAACTTCGGCTTCGCCTCGCTGCTGCCGCTGGCCAAACTGGTGCTGCTGGTGTACTTCGCCATCGCCTTCTTCGCCTTCATGGTGCTGGGCCTGGTGGCGCGAGTGTTCGGCTTCTCGGTGATCAAGATCATGCGCATCATGAAAGACGAGCTGATCCTCGCCTACTCCACCTCCAGCTCGGAAACCGTGCTGCCGCGTGTGATCGAGAAGATGGAAGCCTACGGCGCGCCGAAATCCATCTGCAGTTTCGTGGTACCGACCGGCTACTCGTTCAACCTTGATGGCTCGACCCTGTACCAGAGCATCGCGGCGCTGTTCATCGCCCAGCTGTACGGCATCGACCTGACCTGGAGCCAGCAGCTGCTGCTGGTGCTGACCCTGATGGTCACCTCCAAAGGCATCGCCGGCGTGCCGGGCGTATCCTTCGTGGTCCTGTTGGCGACCCTGGGCAGCGTAGGCATTCCGCTGGAAGGCCTGGCCTTCATCGCCGGTGTCGACCGCATCATGGACATGGCCCGTACCGCGCTGAACGTGGTCGGCAACGCCCTGGCGGCGCTGGTGATCGCCCGTTGGGAAGGCATGTACGACTCGGCCAAGGGCGAGGCCTACTACAACTCGCTGCCGCACATGACCGGCAAGAAAGCCGCTGCAGTCAGCGCGCAGGCGGTCAAGCAGTAA
- a CDS encoding nucleoside recognition domain-containing protein: MLNGLWLGFFLVGSISALAQWLVGGNAGIFAAMVESIFAMAKLSVDVVILLFGTLTLWLGFLKIAEQAGIVEWLAKVLGPLFARLMPEVPKGHPALGLITMNFAANGLGLDNAATPIGLKAMRALQELNPSSTTASNAQILFLVLNASSLTLLPVTIFMYRAQQGATDPTLVFLPILLATSVSTLVGLLSVAVMQRLRLWDPVVLAYMIPGALLLGGFMAFLGTLSAAALASLSSLLGNLTLFGVIVLFLLIGALKRVKVYEAFVEGAKEGFDVAKNLLPYLVAMLVAVGVLRASGALELALDGIRHAVSWLGLDTRFVDGLPTALVKPFSGSAARAMLIETMQAQGVDSFPALVAATIQGSTETTFYVLAVYFGAVGIQRVRHAVGCALLAEFSGVVAAIFVCYWFFA; this comes from the coding sequence ATGCTCAACGGCCTGTGGCTTGGCTTTTTCCTGGTAGGCAGCATCTCGGCGCTGGCGCAGTGGCTGGTCGGTGGCAATGCTGGCATCTTCGCGGCCATGGTCGAGAGCATCTTCGCCATGGCCAAGCTGTCGGTCGATGTGGTGATCCTGCTGTTCGGCACCCTCACCCTGTGGCTGGGCTTTCTCAAGATCGCCGAGCAGGCCGGCATCGTCGAATGGCTGGCCAAGGTGCTCGGCCCGCTGTTCGCCCGGCTTATGCCCGAGGTGCCCAAAGGTCACCCGGCACTGGGCCTGATCACCATGAACTTCGCCGCCAACGGCCTGGGCCTGGACAACGCCGCCACGCCCATCGGCCTGAAGGCCATGCGCGCCTTGCAGGAACTCAACCCCAGCAGCACCACAGCCAGCAACGCGCAAATTCTGTTCCTGGTGCTCAATGCCTCGTCACTGACCCTGCTGCCGGTGACCATCTTCATGTACCGCGCCCAGCAAGGCGCCACCGATCCGACATTGGTGTTCCTGCCGATTCTGCTGGCCACCAGCGTCTCGACCCTGGTGGGCTTGCTGTCGGTGGCGGTGATGCAGCGTCTGCGTCTATGGGACCCGGTGGTGCTGGCCTACATGATTCCGGGCGCGCTGCTGCTGGGCGGCTTCATGGCCTTCCTCGGCACGCTGTCCGCCGCCGCCCTGGCCAGCCTGTCGTCGCTACTCGGCAACCTGACGCTATTCGGCGTGATCGTGCTGTTCCTGCTGATTGGCGCCTTGAAGCGGGTCAAGGTCTACGAAGCGTTCGTCGAAGGCGCCAAGGAAGGCTTCGACGTGGCCAAGAACCTGCTGCCCTACCTGGTGGCGATGCTGGTCGCGGTGGGTGTGCTGCGCGCCTCGGGGGCGTTGGAGCTGGCGCTCGATGGCATTCGCCACGCGGTGAGCTGGCTGGGGCTGGACACGCGTTTCGTCGACGGTCTGCCGACCGCGCTGGTCAAGCCGTTTTCAGGCAGCGCAGCGCGGGCCATGCTGATCGAGACCATGCAGGCCCAGGGTGTCGACAGCTTCCCGGCGCTGGTTGCGGCGACCATCCAGGGCAGCACCGAAACCACCTTCTACGTGCTGGCGGTGTACTTCGGCGCGGTGGGCATCCAGCGGGTCCGCCACGCCGTGGGCTGCGCGCTGCTCGCTGAGTTCTCCGGGGTAGTGGCGGCCATCTTCGTCTGCTACTGGTTCTTCGCCTGA
- a CDS encoding DUF1328 domain-containing protein encodes MLSWAITFLIIAIVAAVLGFGGIAGAATGIAKILFIVFLVLFVASFFFGRGRGRP; translated from the coding sequence ATGCTGAGTTGGGCAATTACCTTTCTGATCATTGCCATCGTCGCCGCCGTACTGGGCTTTGGTGGTATCGCCGGCGCTGCAACGGGTATCGCCAAGATCCTGTTCATCGTCTTCCTAGTCCTGTTCGTTGCTTCGTTCTTCTTCGGTCGAGGCCGTGGCCGTCCATGA